Proteins encoded together in one Benincasa hispida cultivar B227 chromosome 1, ASM972705v1, whole genome shotgun sequence window:
- the LOC120069713 gene encoding nuclear transcription factor Y subunit C-1-like encodes MRQAGAYSGVMYWKTGPHSLPLARIKKIMKKSGEEVKMISGEAPIVFSKACELFIEELTKRSWMIAMQSKKRMLHKEDVASAILATDVFDFLIGLIFNETATATAAAAAGGDLAESENMSIPC; translated from the coding sequence ATGAGGCAAGCGGGAGCATATTCCGGTGTGATGTACTGGAAGACAGGGCCGCACTCGCTGCCGTTGGCGAGGATAAAGAAGATCATGAAGAAATCCGGAGAAGAGGTGAAGATGATCTCTGGCGAGGCTCCGATCGTGTTCTCGAAGGCGTGTGAACTGTTCATCGAAGAATTGACGAAGAGATCGTGGATGATTGCGATGCAGAGCAAGAAGAGGATGCTTCACAAAGAGGATGTCGCTTCCGCCATTTTGGCTACTGATGTTTTCGATTTTCTGATCGGATTGATCTTCAATGAAACCGCCACCGCCACCGCCGCCGCTGCCGCCGGCGGAGACCTTGCTGAAAGTGAAAATATGTCCATACCTTGCTGA